From a region of the Mercurialis annua linkage group LG1-X, ddMerAnnu1.2, whole genome shotgun sequence genome:
- the LOC126664781 gene encoding probable hydroxyacylglutathione hydrolase 2, chloroplastic, whose product MQIISKASCAMASIPCTRARSGFCVRPGARQLCFRKGLLYGFMHLLSIPFKTLRGGASRTLKVAQFCSISNMSSSLQIELVPCLRDNYAYLLHDIDTGTVGVVDPSESAPIINALSKKNRNLTYILNTHHHHDHTGGNEELKARYGAKVIGPGIDRDRIPGIDIALNDGDKWMFAGHEVTIMETPGHTRGHVSFYFPGSGVIFTGDTLFSLSCGKLFEGTPQQMHSSLKKIIALPEDTHIYCGHEYTLSNSKFALSIEPNNETLRSYAAYVAHLRSKDVPTIPTTLKIEKACNPFLRASSAEIRTSLKIPAEATDAEALGAIRQAKDNF is encoded by the exons ATGCAGATCATCTCGAAAGCTTCTTGTGCTATGGCCTCCATTCCTTGCACTAGG GCAAGGAGTGGGTTTTGCGTACGGCCAGGTGCAAGACAGCTTTGCTTTAGAAAAGGTCTCTTGTATGGTTTCATGCACTTGTTGTCTATTCCGTTTAAGACCTTGCGTGGTGGAGCAAGTCGTACTCTAAAAGTTGCTCAGTTTTGCAGTATTTCCAATATGTCTTCCTCATTGCAGATTGAGTTG GTGCCATGCCTTAGGGACAACTATGCATATCTTCTACATGATATAGATACAGGCACAGTTGGGGTCGTTGATCCATCTGAATCTGCACCTATTATAAATGCTTTAAGTAAGAAAAACCGAAATTTGACCTATATATTAAACACTCATCATCATCATGATCACACTGGAGGCAATGAAGAGTTGAAAGCAAGGTACGGTGCAAAG GTAATTGGTCCAGGAATTGACAGAGACAGAATTCCTGGCATTGACATAGCCCTGAATGATGGGGATAAATGGATGTTTGCAGGACATGAGGTGACTATTATGGAAACTCCCGGTCATACACGAG GCCATGTTAGTTTCTACTTTCCTGGATCAGGAGTGATTTTTACAGGAGATACTTTGTTTAGCTTATCATGTGGCAAGCTTTTTGAAGGGACACCTCAGCAG ATGCATTCTTCTCTCAAGAAGATCATAGCTTTGCCAGAGGACACACATATATACTGTGGCCATGAATATACGTTG AGTAATTCAAAGTTTGCACTGTCTATAGAACCCAATAATGAGACACTCCGGTCTTATGCTGCCTATGTAGCCCATCTTCGCAGCAAAGATGTGCCAACA ATTCCAACTACTTTGAAGATTGAGAAGGCATGTAATCCGTTCCTTCGCGCTTCAAGTGCTGAAATACGGACATCACTAAAAATCCCAGCAGAAGCAACCGACGCGGAAGCGTTAGGTGCTATTCGGCAAGCAAAGGATAATTTTTGA
- the LOC126664780 gene encoding uncharacterized protein LOC126664780 codes for MLGFCCSRLVETRFNCLLVFNSQLGISRLLIRCFSTKQNVITNKQSFTVSYLIHTFGFPSNTAQLISKRVAFETPEKPDAMLNIFKDQELTDFTISRIVRYRPQVLLAEPYKSILPKIEFLRSIGASSSDLSVILGKDPAILNRSLEKSLVPFYHLLKNAGISDDNVVTALKRSNFRSMISFHENLGVNLSLLAQIGIPQSSISFCVTHYLAVLCMNADKFAALVKKVTDVGVDPSKLAFVVALNVFKNLSDESWERKMEVFRRWGLSEDEIWLMFRKHPWCMSKSEKSIMSKMSFLVIKMGRQPAEVARVPVVLCCSLEKRIVPRCFVSRVLLLKGLINAEIPLSSLLIPSEELFLEKFIIKYQEEVPQLLDFFRGKVSFTELGIAFDEKSEMLNF; via the coding sequence atgcttggtttttgttgcTCAAGATTAGTTGAAACTAGATTTAATTGTCTCTTGGTCTTCAATTCTCAATTGGGTATCTCTCGTTTGTTAATTAGATGCTTCTCAACTAAACAAAATGTGATTACAAATAAGCAATCTTTTACAGTTTCTTATCTTATCCACACATTTGGGTTCCCTTCAAACACTGCTCAACTCATCTCTAAGAGGGTAGCTTTTGAAACCCCTGAAAAACCAGATGCCATGCTCAACATTTTCAAAGACCAAGAACTCACCGATTTTACGATTTCCCGAATTGTTAGATACCGTCCCCAAGTGTTATTAGCAGAACCATACAAGTCAATTTTGCCAAAGATCGAATTTTTACGCTCTATTGGTGCTTCGAGTTCCGACCTTTCGGTTATTTTGGGGAAGGATCCCGCTATCTTGAACCGGAGCTTGGAAAAATCCCTAGTCCCGTTTTATCATTTACTGAAAAATGCGGGGATCTCTGATGATAATGTAGTTACGGCTTTGAAAAGATCGAACTTTAGATCTATGATCTCGTTTCATGAGAATTTAGGTGTTAATTTGTCACTCTTAGCGCAGATTGGAATCCCGCAGTCTTCTATATCGTTTTGTGTCACGCATTATCTCGCAGTTTTGTGCATGAATGCTGATAAGTTTGCTGCATTGGTTAAGAAAGTTACGGATGTTGGTGTTGACCCCTCGAAACTTGCATTTGTCGTTGCACTCAATGTGTTTAAGAATCTGTCGGATGAATCGTGGGAACGCAAGATGGAAGTTTTTAGGAGGTGGGGTTTGTCGGAAGATGAGATTTGGTTAATGTTTAGAAAGCATCCTTGGTGTATGAGTAAGTCGGAGAAGAGTATAATGAGTAAAATGAGTTTTCTTGTTATCAAAATGGGTCGGCAGCCTGCTGAGGTTGCGAGAGTTCCGGTTGTTCTTTGTTGTAGTTTGGAGAAAAGGATAGTACCGAGATGTTTTGTTTCTCGAGTTTTGCTCTTAAAGGGCTTGATAAATGCAGAAATCCCGTTATCCTCTTTGTTGATACCTTCTGAAGAGCTCTTCTTGGAGAAGTTTATTATCAAGTATCAGGAAGAGGTCCCTCAATTGTTAGATTTCTTTCGAGGAAAAGTGAGTTTTACAGAACTAGGAATCGCCTTTGATGAGAAATCTGAGATGCTGAATTTTTGA
- the LOC126664778 gene encoding 3beta-hydroxysteroid-dehydrogenase/decarboxylase, whose translation MATEVAVPFGELNPKICSVIGGRSCFVGRSLVFNLLRLGNWIVRVVDSSHSFEQQLDLTHSADAISSGRASFHPVDLLDVSAIAKAIEGSSVVFYMEATSFLNDDFYYCYKTVVQGAKNVIDACQQCKVRKLIYNSSADVIFDGSHDICNGDESLPCHWKFEDMLSDLKAHAEALVLFANNIGGLLTCALRPSNVFGPGDTQLVPFLINLSKSGFGKFIIGSGENMSDFTYVENVAHAHICAAEALDSRMICVAGKAFFITNLEPMKFWEFVSLILEGLGYQRPLIKLPAHMVWCVLVFAKWMHEKLDFRKYNHSLSAYFFRLASHTRTFNCSAAQKYIGYSPVVSLDDGIALTTESFAKLVKDPSFMRCTNSEEQSKVEKLLGGGKVADILLWRDEKKTFTYFLAFAVLFHWFLLSGRTFTSSAARLLLLTTAILYGYGFLPEKIADFTIQRMSLSWFEVSESAVRDSVTSIASMWNRGVHSLQILLQERDANKLLKVAFSLYILKLILLHSLTAVVGVALVFGFTGFFVYEQYEVELDGLVKILHRGIDKLKRLLMRNLPASVASFLQNNGMLLRKDD comes from the exons ATGGCGACGGAGGTCGCGGTTCCATTCGGAGaattaaaccctaaaatttGCAGTGTAATCGGAGGAAGAAGCTGCTTTGTAGGAAGATCTCTCGTTTTCAATCTTCTCAGACTCGGTAATTGGATCGTCCGTGTCGTTGATTCGTCTCACTCTTTTGAACAACAACTCGACCTCACTCACTCAGCTGACGCTATTTCTTCTGGCCGTGCTTCTTTTCACCCTGTCGACCTTCTCGATGTCTCCGCTATCGCTAAAG CTATTGAAGGTTCATCTGTCGTATTTTATATGGAAGCTACCAGTTTTTTGAATGATGATttctattattgctacaaaactGTAGTGCAAG GTGCTAAAAACGTCATCGATGCTTGTCAACAGTGTAAAGTTCGAAAGCTGATCTATAACAGTTCCGCTGATGTAATTTTTGATGGTTCACATGATATATGCAATGGAGATGAGTCCTTACCCTGCCATTGGAAA TTTGAGGATATGCTGAGTGATCTTAAGGCTCATGCAGAAGCATTAGTTTTGTTTGCTAACAACATTGGTGGCCTTTTGACATGTGCACTTCGTCCTAGCAATGTCTTTGGACCTGGAGATACACAACTTGTGCCATTCttgataaatttatcaaaatctgGCTTTGGAAAG TTTATTATAGGAAGTGGTGAAAATATGTCGGACTTTACCTATGTTGAGAATGTTGCTCATGCTCACATCTGTGCAGCAGAAGCTTTAGATTCTCGGATGATCTGTGTCGCAGGAAAG GCATTTTTCATTACCAATCTCGAGCCCATGAAATTTTGGGAATTTGTATCATTAATACTAGAAGGCTTGGGGTACCAAAG ACCTTTGATAAAACTTCCGGCTCATATGGTGTGGTGTGTTCTAGTGTTTGCCAAATGGATGCACGAAAAGTTGGACTTCAGAAAATATAACCATTCCCTGTCGGCTTATTTCTTTCGTTTAGCTTCACATACGAGGACTTTTAACTGCAGTGCAGCTCAAAAGTACATTGGGTACTCACCGGTTGTCTCTCTGGAT GATGGCATTGCATTGACCACTGAATCTTTTGCAAAGTTGGTCAAAGACCCGTCTTTCATGAGATGTACTAATTCTGAAGAACAATCAAAGGTCGAAAAGCTATTGGGGGGCGGGAAAG TTGCAGACATTTTACTGTGGAGAGATGAGAAGAAAACATTTACGTATTTCCTCGCTTTTGCTGTATTGTTTCATTGGTTTTTACTTTCTGGAAGAACTTTTACCTCATCTGCTGCTAGGCTTCTGCTGTTAACCACCGCAATTTTATATGGATATGGCTTTCTACCAGAAAAGAT AGCCGATTTTACCATTCAGAGGATGTCTTTGTCTTGGTTTGAAGTTTCAGAGTCGGCGGTGAGAGATTCAGTGACATCCATAGCATCTATGTGGAACAGAGGTGTTCATAGCTTGCAAATATTGCTTCAAGAAAGGGATGCAAACAAACTCTTGAAG GTTGCATTTTCCCTCTATATTCTCAAGTTGATTCTGTTGCACTCATTGACTGCGGTGGTGGGTGTAG CTCTGGTATTTGGCTTCACGGGCTTCTTTGTTTACGAGCAATATGAAGTAGAACTTGACGGATTGGTAAAGATTCTGCACAGAGGAATAGACAAGTTGAAGAGATTGTTGATGCGGAACCTTCCTGCTTCAGTGGCATCATTTCTACAAAACAATGGGATGCTGCTGCGTAAAGATGATTGA
- the LOC126664779 gene encoding uncharacterized protein LOC126664779: MMLGFSCSRLALRKTSNTIPLLISNVQLGILHFQSLLSLTSLSSQNLNGKSFTVSYLINSCGLTPHSADSVFKKVRFESPEKPDTVLAFLKNHGFTSTHISKIVRQRPKVLLAHPETLLLPNIEFLRSVGVSSSDLSLIVSRNPEILFRSLDKYLVPRYEILKSVLVCNEKVIKSLKHMSVLSMKLLLKNFDVNLSLLRQIGVSQSSIDVLVMNYPFVMCVKADKFGDLVQKVMDMRFESSKVTFVRALHVFFQMTDELWVRRMEVYKKWGFSEDEIFSMFRKNPTFMIRSGEKVISILNFLVCRMGWQIADVVSVPVVLSCSLEGRIIPRCFVARVLLLKGLISKADVSLFSLLMPSDEHFLEWFVIKHQEHVPQLSDLFHAKIGLEELGFGFDEKLGIMSRESL, translated from the coding sequence ATGATGTTAGGTTTTTCATGTTCAAGATTAGCGTTGAGAAAAACTAGTAATACCATTCCACTTTTAATCTCAAATGTTCAACTGGGTATTCTCCATTTTCAATCATTACTATCACTTACATCTTTGTCATCACAAAATTTGAATGGCAAGTCATTTACAGTGTCATATCTGATAAATTCATGTGGTTTGACCCCACATTCTGCCGACTCTGTTTTCAAGAAAGTTAGGTTTGAATCCCCTGAAAAACCAGATACAGTGCTTGCCTTTCTCAAGAATCATGGATTCACCAGCACCCATATCTCTAAAATTGTTAGGCAACGCCCAAAAGTTCTTTTAGCTCACCCAGAAACCTTACTTTTGCCCAATATTGAGTTCTTACGTTCTGTAGGAGTTTCAAGTTCTGATCTTTCCTTAATTGTTTCGAGGAACCCGGAAATTTTGTTTCGAAGCTTAGATAAATACCTTGTCCCGCGTTATGAGATTCTCAAAAGTGTGCTAGTTTGTAATGAGAAAGTGATTAAGTCTTTGAAGCACATGTCAGTGTTATCTATGAAGTTGTTGCTCAagaattttgatgttaatttgTCACTTTTAAGACAGATTGGAGTATCTCAATCTTCTATTGATGTGTTGGTTATGAATTATCCCTTTGTTATGTGCGTGAAAGCGGATAAGTTTGGTGATTTGGTTCAGAAGGTTATGGATATGAGATTTGAATCTTCAAAGGTTACATTTGTTAGGGCACTCCATGTGTTCTTTCAAATGACCGACGAATTATGGGTGCGTAGGATGGAGGTTTATAAGAAGTGGGGTTTCTCCGAAGATGAGATTTTTTCGATGTTTAGAAAGAATCCCACTTTTATGATTAGGTCGGGTGAGAAAGTAATAAGCATATTGAATTTTCTTGTTTGCCGGATGGGTTGGCAGATTGCTGATGTTGTAAGTGTTCCGGTTGTTCTTAGTTGTAGTTTGGAGGGGAGGATTATTCCTAGATGTTTTGTTGCTAGGGTCCTGCTTTTAAAGGGTTTGATTAGTAAGGCAGATGTTAGTTTATTCTCATTGTTGATGCCTTCTGATGAGCACTTCTTGGAATGGTTTGTGATCAAGCATCAAGAACATGTGCCTCAACTATCAGATCTCTTTCATGCAAAAATTGGTCTTGAAGAACTAGGATTTGGCTTTGATGAGAAACTTGGGATTATGAGTCGTGAGAGTTTATAG